The genomic stretch CGTCTCGTTCGTATTTTGGATAAGTTTCGCGCCTAAAGCTGTAGTTTTTATGAAATTTAGTTTGAGGCTTGTCATATTCTCATCATTTGATACGTCGTTTCATTTCTGGATTATCCCTGCTTAGGTTTATACTCATCCCATGGCGTTGGTAAATGGGCTTTTGGAAACGATTATTTCCCTCCCCCTTAATGGTTACCTTACCAACGAGTTGTTCTCTACGCCCGCGTGAACACTATGAATACATTAGAAAAAATTCAAAAGAACCTGGAAAATTTTAGCAAGTCGGAACGTAAAGTAGCGGAAGTTATTATGGCTTCTCCGCAGACTGCCATTCATTCGAGCATAGCCACCCTTGCTAAGATGGCGGATGTCAGTGAGCCTACCGTTAACCGCTTCTGCCGTCGCCTGGACACCAAAGGCTTCCCCGATTTTAAATTGCATCTGGCTCAGAGCCTGGCAAACGGTACCCCTTATGTGAACCGTAACGTCGAGGAAGATGATGGTCCGGATGCATACACTCATAAAATCTTCGAATCGACTATGGCGTGTCTGGATGTGGCGAAAAACAGCCTGGATCCGATGCAGATTAACCGTGCCGTCGATTTGCTGACTCAGGCGAAACGTATCTCATTCTTTGGTCTTGGCGCCTCTTCTGCCGTGGCTCGTGATGCACAAAACAAGTTTATTCGCTTTAATATTCCGATTACCTGTTTTGAAGATGTGGTGATGCAACGTATGAGTTGTATTAACTGCACCGACAACGATGTGATCGTGCTGATTTCACACACTGGCCGGACCAAAAGCCTGGTTGAAGTGGCGAATCTGGGGCGTGAAAACGGCGCAACCGTGATTGCCATTACCGCCAAGGATTCACCATTAGACCGAGCCAGTTCGCTGTCTATCTGTCTCGATGTGCCGGAAGACACCGATGTGTATATGCCAATGGCAAGTCGCGTGGTGCAGATGACCGTTATCGATGTCCTGGCGACCGGGTTTACCCTGCGCCGCGGCTCTGGTTTCCGTGAAAACCTGAAACGAGTCAAAGAAGTGCTGAAAGATTCGCGCTACGACAAATTGTCCAGTATCTGATAACGCACTCGCCTACTGAACAAAAAACGGATCACAATGTGATCCGTTTTTTTATTGTCATTCAAATATTGTCGCAACGAGTTTTCACCAAAAATAATCCGGGCTGCTGTCATAAACTGCAACATGCGACCTCCCTTAGTTCACACACCTCACCACAACGATGACACTTTGTACGGCTCTGGGCGCAAATCGCACTGATAGCTTTTACCTATTAAAAGAACAGGTAATTGTCGCTTTATTTTCTATGTTGGATCGGGCATAGTGACGTCAATCGAAACAAAGGAGAAAGCTATGTTCGTAGTGATTTTTGGTCGCCCTGGTTGCCCATATTGTGTTCGTGCGAAAGAGCACGCTGATACGCTGAAAGAGAAACGTGACGACTTCAACTACCGTTATGTTGATATCCACGCTGAAGGCATCACCAAAGCTGATCTGGAAAAAACCGTTGGTAAACCAGTAGAGACTGTGCCACAGATCTTCATCGACCAAGAGCACATCGGTGGTTGCACTGAGTTTGAAGCTTACGCAAAAGAAAACCTGGGTCTGTTCGACTAATTGGTCGATGATGTGACGACAGTACTAATACATGAGAGCCCGCTGCACTGCCAGCGGGCTTTTTTCATAAATAGTTATTTCATAGAACTGTAAAACCTTAAAATTTTCACTTAATTTTTTAATTAATTACGCTACAATCCGCATAATTTAACTACACCCCTCTTCCGCGCTTGAATTGAGCTAAATTGTGAACATCGACGTCGTACTTTTGCTAGACCAAAACCCTATTCTTCTCATCTTTGTTGTTCTGGCCATAGGCCTTGCTTTTGGCAAAATCCGCTTTGGCAGCCTGCAGTTAGGTAACTCTATCGGTGTATTGATCACGTCGTTGATCATGGGACACCTCGGTTTCTCCTTCAATGCAGAAGCCCTTACCATTGGCTTTATGCTGTTTATCTACTGCGTCGGTATTGAAGCTGGCCCCAACTTTTTCAGTATTTTCTTTCGTGACGGCAAACATTACCTCATTTTAAGTCTGGTTGTGCTTATTACGGCGACCGTGCTGACCTACCTGGCCAATCATTACCTGAATCTCGATTTAGGCCTGGCAGCCGGTATGATGGCCGGAGCCCTGACTTCCACTCCGGTGCTGGTTGGCGCGCAGGATGCTCTGAACTCGGGTTTGTCGTCCGTGCCGCGTAACCTGGATATTTCTCTGGTGCTGGAAAATGTCTCGGTCGGCTATGCGATGGCGTATCTGATCGGTCTTATCAGCATGATTATGTTCGCAAAACTGCTGCCTAACCTGCAAAAGCAGAACCTGTCTGATTCTGCCCAGCAGATCGCTCAGGAGCGCGGCCTGGGGGGCAGCGGACAACGTAAAGTATACCTGCCGATCATTCGTGCCTACCGCGTCGGGCCGGAACTGGTGCAATGGGTCGACGGACGTAATCTGCGCGAACTGGGCATTTATCGTCAGACCGGTTGTTACATCGAGCGTATCCGACGTAACGGCATTCTCGCCCACCCTGATGGTGATGCGATTTTGCAGGAAGGCGACGAAATTGCCCTGGTGGGTTTCCCCGGACAGTCACGCCAGACTGGAACCCAGTTTTCGTAACGGCAAAGAGGTGTTCGACCGTAACCTGCTTGACCTGCGTGTGGTAGAAGAAGAAATCGTTGTCAAAAGCGATACCATTGCCAGCAAGCGCCTGTCTGATCTGAACCTGTCTGAGGATGGCTGTTTCCTTAACCGCGTAGTACGGGCTCAAATCGAAATGCCGATGGACCTGGATATCGTGCTGGCCAAAGGCGATGTTCTGCAGGTCAGTGGTGAACGCAGCCGCGTTAAAGGCCTGGCAGACAAAATCGGTTTTATCTCGATTCACAGTCAGATGGCGGACCTGCTGGCATTCTGCAGCTTCTTTATTCTGGGTATTCTGTTTGGTCTGGTCACCATGACCTTCGGCCAGGTCTCGTTCAGCCTGGGTAACGCGGTCGGTCTTCTGCTGGCCGGAATCACGCTGGGCTTTTTACGTGCCAATCACCCGACCTTTGGCTACGTACCGCAAGGTGCACTGAATATGGTCAAAGATTTAGGTCTGATGATCTTTATGGTCGGTATTGGCCTGAGCGCCGGCGGGCGCATGTTTGAACACTTATCCGAAGTCGGCCCGCAGGTGATCGGCCTGGCCTTTGTGGTCAGTGTGCTGCCGGTTGTCTTCGCTTATCTGGTAGGCGCACACATTCTGAAAATGAACCGTGCGCTGCTGTTTGGCGCTATCATTGGCGCACGTACCTGTGCACCGGCGATGGACATTGTCAATGATTACGCCAAATCCACCATTCCGGCGCTGGGCTATGCGGGTACTTATGCGATTGCCAATATTCTGATGACGCTGGCGGGTACTCTGCTCATTCTGCTTAGTTAACGGATTTAACTCAGAAAACGACAAGCGTCGCCATCGAGCGGCGCTTTTTTTATACCTTTCTAAATCGTTAAATCGCAGTAGCCGTAAATCGCAGAGACAAAAAAGGCGCTGAATCAATCAGCGCCTTTGGCATTAGCTTTCTGGTTATCGATGTATCAAACCATACAATTAGATATCGATAACGTCGAATTCAACCTGTGGGTTTACGTCAGCATCGTAATCAACGCCTTCGATACCGAAACCGAACAGTTGCAGGAACTCTTCTTTATATGCTTCGTAATCGGTCAGCTCTTTCAGATTCTCTGTCGTAATCTGTGGCCACAAATCACGACAGTGTTGCTGAACGTCTTCACGCAGTTCCCAGTCATCCAGGCGCAGACGGTTCTTGTCGTCTGTTTCTGGTTTGCTGGCGTCGTCTTTGTACAGACGCTGGCTGAACATGCGGTAGATCTGCTCCATACAACCTTCATGGATGCCTTCTTCACGCATTTTCTTGAATACCATCGCGATGTACAGTGGCATCACAGGAATTGCCGAACTTGCCTGAGTCACAACTGACTTAAGCACTGCCACGTTTGCCGTGCCGCCTTTCGCTGCCAGTTTATCGTTCAGAGCGGCTGATGCACGGTCCAGGTCCATTTTGGCACGGCCCAGAGCGCCGTCCCAGTAGATTGGCCAAGTCAGTTCAGTACCGATGTAGCTGTAAGCAACGGTTTTGCAACCTTCTGCCAGTACGCCAGCGTCATCCAGGGCCTGCATCCACAGTTCCCAGTCCTGACCACCCATTACCGTGATGGTGTCTTCGATTTCCTGCTCTGTCGCCGGCTCTACACTTGCTTCGATGATGACATCTTTGTTGGTGTCAACCGCAGTAGAAGTGTAAGTTTCGCCGATAGGTTTCAGTGCTGAACGTACCAGCTCGCCAGTTTCAGGCAGCTTACGTACTGGCGATGCCAGTGAGTAGACGACCAGGTCAATCTGACCCAGATCTTCTTTAATCAGTTCGATCGCTTTCTGTTTAGCTTCGTTCGAGAACGCATCGCCGTTCAGGCTTTTTGCATACAGACCTTCTTCATGCGCCAGCTTATCGAAAGCTGCTGCATTGTAGAAACCTGCTGTGCCTGGCTTCTTCTCAGTACCTGGTTTTTCAAAAAACACACCGATGGTGGCTGCACCGCCGCCAAATGCCGCAGCGATACGTGAAGACAAACCATAACCACTTGAAGAGCCGACAACAAGCACACGCTTAGGCGCGTTCTTGATTGGACCTTGTGCTTTAGTGTAAGCAATTTGTTCTTTTACATTAGCTTCACAACCCACTGGGTGCGTTGTTGTACAGATAAATCCGCGAATTTTAGGTTTGATGATCATATTCAACTTCCTTCAAAAATCTCCGCTAGGATAAAAGTTTCGCCCGCAGATCGCATCCTATTTCTGTCAAAATGGCGGTATTTTATAAGTGGTTGGATCACTGTGTGGCGTTTTTTAACCCACGCACCCCGTAATTTGACCATGATAGATGGTCAGCCAAGCGTGAATCCGGGTTAACCTGCCAGAAAAAGAAGGCTTCCTGTCAGAAGCCTTACTGTTGATTATCCCGCTGAGCAATCTCAGGCCACGTGATTAAGCTTAAGCTTACCACTGGTGTGGGTCAAAACCTCGGACAGGTCATGACTGAAGTGATCGACCTGAATGGCTTGATAACGCAGTTTATCGGCAGCGACAATCGCATCCACTTCATCCTGACTCAGCACGCCCGCGTCAAGGGCCTGCTGCAATCGTTCAGTGAGCGGGCCTTTGCGGGCCACTTTGCCCTCTTTCACGCCCTTGTTGAGCTTACGTTCCAGCCCCTGCACGCCATAGAGCTGCAAAAATGCCCGTTCCATCAAACCAACGCTGTCATCAGGATCTGCTCCGATATAACACAAATGGGTCAGACGATCGCGATGCGCTCCCGGCGTCATCAGGCTCTGCGCGATTTGAGTCGTCAACTCATCACCCGGTGGCTGGAAGTGATTACCGAGCGGGAACAGCAGCCCCTTCATCACCCGACCAACCGACTTGATTGGATAATTACGGTAAGCATCATTGAGTGACTTCGCCGCATGGTGCAAACAGTATTGCATCGCAAAATGGACATAGTTCAGATCCGCCTGCTGCCGTCCTTCATCTTCATAACGTTTCAGTACCGCCGATGCCATATACAAGTAACTCAGGCCATCGCCCAAACGGGCCGAAATCATCTCTTTGCGTTTCAGTTCACCGCCCAGGGTCAGCATGGCAAAATCAGCACTAACGGCCAGAGCCCGGCTCAGGCGTGTCATGTGACGGTAATAGTGCTTGGTTTCGCCACTCATATCGGCACGGATGAAACGTGAGCCGGTCAAAGCGGCGCCCAGCGCCCCAAAGGTGTTTCTGGCCGCATGGCCAATATGTTTAAACAGCAGCTTATCGAACTCTTTCGCTCCCTGCTCCTGATCAGGATTGGCAGCGGCAGCCATCTCTTGCAGCACATACGGGTGGCAACGCGTCGCACCCTGACCGAAAATCATTAGGTTGCGGGTCAGGATATTGGCCCCTTCCACAGTAATTGCAACCGGTATGCCCAGGTAGTGCGTCGCGAGATAGTTCATCGGGCCGTCCTGAATCGCGCGGCCGGCATGGATGTCCATCGCATCGTTCAGAATGCTGCGGCCAATCTCAGTCATATGATACTTGGCAATCGCGGTCACGATGCCGGGCTTTTCTTTCATGTCCAGCGACGTGGTCGTCAAAGTACGGGTGGCTTCCAGCAGGTAAGTCAGGCCGCCGATACGCCCCAGCGCCTCTTCAACCCCTTCAAACTTACCGATCGGCATGCCAAACTGCTTACGCACATAAGCATAAGCACCGGTAGTGCGCGAAGTCAGGTGACCAATCGCGGTGCCCAGCGCCGGCAGTGAAATACCGCGCCCGGCCGATAAACATTCCACCAGCATACGCCAGCCTTTACCGGCGTAGTCAACTCCACCAATCAACCACTCCATCGGAATAAACACATCCTGACCACGCGTCGGGCCGTTCATAAACGCCAAGCCAATCGGGTCGTGACGTTCGCCAATTTCGACCCCGTCATGATCCGCAGGAATCAACGCACAGGTAATGCCAATATCTTGTTTATCACCCAGCAGGTTGTCCGGGTCGTACATCTTAAATGCCAGCCCCAGCACAGTTGCCACTGGTGCCAACGTGATGTAACGCTTATTCCAGTTAAGACGCACACCCAGTACCTCTTTACCTTCATGCTTGCCGTAACACACGATGCCCTGGTCGGGAATACCGCCTGCGTCTGAGCCTGCTTCCGGCCCGGTCAGTGCAAAGCAGGGAATATCAGTACCGTCTGCCAGGCGCGGTAACCAGTAATCTTTTTGCTCCTGAGTACCATAGTGCGACAGCAGCTCACCCGGGCCGAGTGAGTTCGGCACCATCACAGTCACCGCGGTACTGATACTTCTGGTGGCGATACGCGACACTATGGTCGAGTTAGCCAATGCAGAAAACTGACGACCACCGAATTTCTTGGCAATAATCAGTGAGAAGAAGCGCTCTTTACGCAGATACTGCCATACCTCCGGCGGTAAATCGCGGTCCTGTTTGATGATTTTATGGTCATCAAGCATAGCAAGCAGTGTTTCGAGTTCATTGTCCATGAACGACTGCTCTTCTTCACTCAGGGTTGGCTTGGGATAATGGTGCAGCTTTTTGAAATCTGGTTTACCAGAAAACAATTCCCCGTCCCACCAGACACTACCGGCTTCCATCGCCTCTTTCTCTGTTTCAGAGAGCGGTGGCAGCACTTGCCTGAACAGTTTGAATGCGGGGTCGCTTATCCATTTTCTTCGTAGAGAGCACATAGTTCAGATCCTTTTGTTCACTGGTCTTTTAAACTGATTGTGTTTACTTAATACGTAAACTTATTATGTTTTGCTTTGTGTTAGGCTGAGGTTCTCCGACCTTTAACCTTCGGTTAGTTTGTCTCGGACAAGTCACCCTTATCCGGCCGCCATACCAGCCGCAAGATACGGAATAATCTGGTCGACCATCACCTTGGCATCGACCTGAGTACCAAAATCATTCTCGGCAATCTCAGTCAGCGCCTGACTCGATGCCATCGTAAATACACAGGTCCCCAGAGTGAAATGTAGCCGCCAGAACAGGGTTTCACGGGTCAACTGCGGATTGGCTTTTAACACCGACTGGGTAAACAGTGTGAGTACGTCGTCATAACGGGTAGTGATAAACCAGCGTAAATGGCCTTGCACATCGGTGTAACCGCGTCCAATCAGCAGCATAAAACGGCTGGTACCATTCGGACGTAACTCGTTCAGCGCCCGGAGCGGACTGCGCAGCGACTCAAATACATCCGCCATCTTATACTCATCGCGCAGATTGAGCGTGATCAGTGCATCCTTGACGGCCGGCATAAACGCTTCCAGATAACGGTTCAGTACTGCCCGCACCAACGTTTTCTTATCCCCAAAGTGATAATTGACCGAAGCCAGATTCACGTTGGCCTTGCTGGTTATCGTTCGTAGCGACGTATCATTAAAGCCGTGCTCAGCAAACAGGCCTTCCGCTACATCGAGTATTTTTTCCTTGGTACTACTTCTTGGTGCCATTACTAACCCACTTACCCAAAACGTTAATCACTTGTATAAAACATCTGTTTGAAAATATACTCCGCACATTGAAGGTTAACAAGTAATTAACATCACACTTTTCAATAATGGTCAGACCAGACAGTATTCATTCGGTGTAATAGCTTGTCCCGACTCGCATTTTGAAAAATGTGAATTTTTTTCTCTTTATTGGGAACTCTTTTTATGGGGCCCGGTCTGAATTATCGTAGTTGACAGAGTTTTAAAAGTTTTACAGATCGTCGAACTGTCTGTGGTACTGACAGCTATACCTATGCTGCTTTTTCTTATTAACTCCTATGTTTGTATCAGCCCAAAACGACCTTGTTTTGGGCTTTTTTTCGCTCCGGATTCAGGGCACACTGGGCACCCATTTGCCAAAACCCCATGTTTGCCACAGCGCATTTTTTGCTGAGACCGAATGTTATGAAACTTGCCGACAGTCCCGTTACCGTCCATCAGTTTGATGAATTTCCCTTTTATCTCAAGCGTGACGATCAGCTGCACGCACAGTTCAGCGGGAACAAAGCACGTAAATTTATGCCCTTGCTGGATCAGGCATTACCTAACATTCAGACCTTAATCTGTTACGGTTCCGCGCAAGCCAACTCACTCTATTCACTGGCCGCTCTGGCCAATCTGCGCGGCTGGCAGCTGGAGTTTTATGTAGACCACGTACCGGGCTGGCTGAAACAGAACCCGAACGGCAACTATCGTGCAGCGCTGGCGCTGGGCGCACAAATCATCGAAACCCGCACGCTGAGTGACTTACCCCCCAAACAATACATTGACCAATATCGCCACCCGGACAGTCACTGCCTGATGTTGGAAGAAGGTGGCCGCAGCCCAATCGCCAAACAAGGGGTGACGGCACTGGCTAATGAGCTGATCAACTGGATTGCCCGGCAACCAGATCAGCCATGGCGAGTTGCGCTGCCCTCGGGGACCGGGACAACGGCGCTCTATCTGCATCAGACATTAGCACCGCATGGCATTGAAGTGGTGACCTGCCCGTGTGTCGGCGATCAAGACTATCTGCTTGAGCAGTTTGACCAGCTCATCGGGCAAACCCAACCTGTCGCCCACAACCAAACTCCGGCTGAGCGCTACCCAACCATCATCAGCCCTTCATCCAAACATCATTTTGGTCGCCTATATGCAGAGGATTACCGGATTTGGCGGCAGTTACGTGCCCAAACTGAAGTGGAATTCGATTTGCTTTACGACCCTTTGATGTGGCGTTTATTGCGGCACTGGCTGCCAACGCAGCCTGATAAGTCACTGCTGTATATTCATCAGGGCGGATTGCTGGGCAATGAGAGTATGCTCGCACGTTATCAGCGTCAGTTTGGTCATTCGCTGGCTTGAGCTTAAGCTGCAAGTATGGCGGTGCAGGGCTGGGTGGTGCTACAAATCAGGCCGCTACTTATCTCACCGGCAGAGGCGCGCAGGCAATGACGCACAGACAGCTATCGGGTTTAAACGGAGAATACAATGAATCATAAACTCATCATGGCACAGGCCATAGTGCTGCTTAGCAGTACGCTGAATTCCGCTGCGGCGCAAGCCAACAGCATTTCCGTCAGCACGCCCAAACCGGCCATCGTGCTTGATGGCGGTGACATGGGTAAACGGGTCTGCTACTACGAAGATAAAGCCTATTCGGAGGGCGCGGTACTGCAGGTCGGAGAAGTGTATATGTTGTGTCAGCGGGCCAGTCAGATTGAAACCAACGGCCCGCTGAAATGGCGAGTGTTTAAGGCGCCGGAAACGAAAACGCCCTAAACAGCTCTGAGGGTTACAGACCACCCATCAGGGTATATTTCATTTCCAGGTACTCTTCCATCCCCTGGCGTGCGCCTTCACGGCCCAAACCGGATTCTTTCACGCCACCAAATGGCGCCAGCGTGGTTGAGATCAGCCCTTCGTTAATGCCGACGATACCGCTTTCCAGTGCTTCACTCATGCGCCAAGCACGCGCCAGATTCTGGGTGTAGCAATAAGCGGCCAGACCAAAATCGGTCGCATTAGCCCGTTCGATCACTTCGTCTTCCGCGCTGAAACGGAACAAACCAGCCAGCGGGCCGAACGTTTCTTCGTGGGCAACCAGCATGTCATCACTCATATTGGTCAGTACATGTGGCACAAGCAGACGACTGCCGTGTTGCGGCAGAGTACCGAATTCCACTTTCGCCCCTTTCTGCACCGCATCCTCAATATGACTGCGTACTTTAGCCACCGCGGCATCGTTAATCATCGGGCCGATGTGAGTCCCTTCTTCCAGACCATTACCCACTTTCAGTTGGCTGACCCGCTCGACCAGTTTTGCAGTGAAGGTGTCGTACACGCTGTCATGAACATAAATCCGGTTAGCGCACACACAGGTCTGTCCCGCATTACGGAATTTGGCGATCATTGCCCCCTCAACCGCGGCATCGATATCAGCATCGTCAAAGACGATAAACGGTGCGTTCCCACCGAGCTCCAGCGAGAGCTTCTTCACATTCGCTGCCGACTGCTCCATCAGGATCTTACCCACACGGGTTGAGCCCGTGAATGAGAGTTTACGCACCAGCTTGCTCTTGGTCAGTACCCGGCCCAGGCTTACAGCATCACCGGTCACAACCTGCAGCAGGCCATCCGGTAATCCGGCACGTTTGGCAAGCTCGGCCAGTGCCAGCGCGGTAAACGGTGTATCCGGCGCCGGTTTGAGCACCACAGCACAACCTGCAGCCAGAGCTGGTCCGGCTTTGCGGGTAATCATTGCAGCCGGAAA from Vibrio ostreae encodes the following:
- a CDS encoding GrxA family glutaredoxin; protein product: MFVVIFGRPGCPYCVRAKEHADTLKEKRDDFNYRYVDIHAEGITKADLEKTVGKPVETVPQIFIDQEHIGGCTEFEAYAKENLGLFD
- the fabV gene encoding enoyl-ACP reductase FabV; amino-acid sequence: MIIKPKIRGFICTTTHPVGCEANVKEQIAYTKAQGPIKNAPKRVLVVGSSSGYGLSSRIAAAFGGGAATIGVFFEKPGTEKKPGTAGFYNAAAFDKLAHEEGLYAKSLNGDAFSNEAKQKAIELIKEDLGQIDLVVYSLASPVRKLPETGELVRSALKPIGETYTSTAVDTNKDVIIEASVEPATEQEIEDTITVMGGQDWELWMQALDDAGVLAEGCKTVAYSYIGTELTWPIYWDGALGRAKMDLDRASAALNDKLAAKGGTANVAVLKSVVTQASSAIPVMPLYIAMVFKKMREEGIHEGCMEQIYRMFSQRLYKDDASKPETDDKNRLRLDDWELREDVQQHCRDLWPQITTENLKELTDYEAYKEEFLQLFGFGIEGVDYDADVNPQVEFDVIDI
- a CDS encoding acyl-CoA dehydrogenase, translated to MCSLRRKWISDPAFKLFRQVLPPLSETEKEAMEAGSVWWDGELFSGKPDFKKLHHYPKPTLSEEEQSFMDNELETLLAMLDDHKIIKQDRDLPPEVWQYLRKERFFSLIIAKKFGGRQFSALANSTIVSRIATRSISTAVTVMVPNSLGPGELLSHYGTQEQKDYWLPRLADGTDIPCFALTGPEAGSDAGGIPDQGIVCYGKHEGKEVLGVRLNWNKRYITLAPVATVLGLAFKMYDPDNLLGDKQDIGITCALIPADHDGVEIGERHDPIGLAFMNGPTRGQDVFIPMEWLIGGVDYAGKGWRMLVECLSAGRGISLPALGTAIGHLTSRTTGAYAYVRKQFGMPIGKFEGVEEALGRIGGLTYLLEATRTLTTTSLDMKEKPGIVTAIAKYHMTEIGRSILNDAMDIHAGRAIQDGPMNYLATHYLGIPVAITVEGANILTRNLMIFGQGATRCHPYVLQEMAAAANPDQEQGAKEFDKLLFKHIGHAARNTFGALGAALTGSRFIRADMSGETKHYYRHMTRLSRALAVSADFAMLTLGGELKRKEMISARLGDGLSYLYMASAVLKRYEDEGRQQADLNYVHFAMQYCLHHAAKSLNDAYRNYPIKSVGRVMKGLLFPLGNHFQPPGDELTTQIAQSLMTPGAHRDRLTHLCYIGADPDDSVGLMERAFLQLYGVQGLERKLNKGVKEGKVARKGPLTERLQQALDAGVLSQDEVDAIVAADKLRYQAIQVDHFSHDLSEVLTHTSGKLKLNHVA
- a CDS encoding DUF1496 domain-containing protein — translated: MNHKLIMAQAIVLLSSTLNSAAAQANSISVSTPKPAIVLDGGDMGKRVCYYEDKAYSEGAVLQVGEVYMLCQRASQIETNGPLKWRVFKAPETKTP
- a CDS encoding 1-aminocyclopropane-1-carboxylate deaminase/D-cysteine desulfhydrase, with protein sequence MKLADSPVTVHQFDEFPFYLKRDDQLHAQFSGNKARKFMPLLDQALPNIQTLICYGSAQANSLYSLAALANLRGWQLEFYVDHVPGWLKQNPNGNYRAALALGAQIIETRTLSDLPPKQYIDQYRHPDSHCLMLEEGGRSPIAKQGVTALANELINWIARQPDQPWRVALPSGTGTTALYLHQTLAPHGIEVVTCPCVGDQDYLLEQFDQLIGQTQPVAHNQTPAERYPTIISPSSKHHFGRLYAEDYRIWRQLRAQTEVEFDLLYDPLMWRLLRHWLPTQPDKSLLYIHQGGLLGNESMLARYQRQFGHSLA
- a CDS encoding NAD-dependent succinate-semialdehyde dehydrogenase, encoding MQLSDSGLFQQHCFIDGQWVASEDGQATTVTNPYDGSVIGTVPQLTDEQVKRAIASADKAQRLWAKETASMRAAVLRRWFNLIEQHKDDLAQMMTVEQGKALAEAKGEITYAASFIEWYAEEAKRAYGEMIPSHKADARILVAKEPVGVVAAITPWNFPAAMITRKAGPALAAGCAVVLKPAPDTPFTALALAELAKRAGLPDGLLQVVTGDAVSLGRVLTKSKLVRKLSFTGSTRVGKILMEQSAANVKKLSLELGGNAPFIVFDDADIDAAVEGAMIAKFRNAGQTCVCANRIYVHDSVYDTFTAKLVERVSQLKVGNGLEEGTHIGPMINDAAVAKVRSHIEDAVQKGAKVEFGTLPQHGSRLLVPHVLTNMSDDMLVAHEETFGPLAGLFRFSAEDEVIERANATDFGLAAYCYTQNLARAWRMSEALESGIVGINEGLISTTLAPFGGVKESGLGREGARQGMEEYLEMKYTLMGGL
- a CDS encoding MurR/RpiR family transcriptional regulator, whose product is MNTLEKIQKNLENFSKSERKVAEVIMASPQTAIHSSIATLAKMADVSEPTVNRFCRRLDTKGFPDFKLHLAQSLANGTPYVNRNVEEDDGPDAYTHKIFESTMACLDVAKNSLDPMQINRAVDLLTQAKRISFFGLGASSAVARDAQNKFIRFNIPITCFEDVVMQRMSCINCTDNDVIVLISHTGRTKSLVEVANLGRENGATVIAITAKDSPLDRASSLSICLDVPEDTDVYMPMASRVVQMTVIDVLATGFTLRRGSGFRENLKRVKEVLKDSRYDKLSSI
- a CDS encoding TetR/AcrR family transcriptional regulator produces the protein MAPRSSTKEKILDVAEGLFAEHGFNDTSLRTITSKANVNLASVNYHFGDKKTLVRAVLNRYLEAFMPAVKDALITLNLRDEYKMADVFESLRSPLRALNELRPNGTSRFMLLIGRGYTDVQGHLRWFITTRYDDVLTLFTQSVLKANPQLTRETLFWRLHFTLGTCVFTMASSQALTEIAENDFGTQVDAKVMVDQIIPYLAAGMAAG